A stretch of DNA from Rhodococcus sp. NBC_00297:
CTGCAGACCCAGCACCGGGATCGACGGATCGAGGTGTGGCAGCAGTCCGGTGTAGCTCCAGGAGAGCCCGATCGCCGGATGCACGCAGATGAGGGGAGTCACACCGTCGTCGCCGGCACGCAACGGCAGCACCGCGTCGGTGCTGGTGCGGCGGACCGGCGGCTTCGGGGTGCGAGCGGACGGCTCGGCGACGGGCGGGGGTGCCGCGTGTGATCCGGTCCTCGTGGCGGTTCCGTTGGCTGCGGACCCGTTCGTGCCCGAGCCGTTCGTGGAGGAACCGTTCGCGTGGCTGCCGCCGTCGCCTCGGGTGCCGTGATTGTCGTCGAGCATGATCAGCTCCTGTAAGCGAGCGGACAACGCAGCCGGGGTGGCTGCGTCGAAGAACCAGGTGACGTCGATGGAATCGGGGTCGACGTCGGTAGCGATGTCGGCACGGAGGCGCTCACGTAGGACGTCCATGACCCGCACCGCGGCGAGGGAGTTCCCGCCGAGAGCGAAGAAGTCGTCGTCCGGGCCGACGGCGTCCACCCCGAGCACGTCGGCGAAGACGCTCCGGACGGTGTCGAGCAACGACCGGGCGGGCGCGATCGCCGTGGCGGTGGTCGCCCGGGCAGGTGCGGCGCTCAGATGATCCGGAGCCAACGGTTCGAGCCGGCCCAGGGGGATGAGCAGTGCGCGTCGGTCGACCTTGCCGTGCGGGGTGCGCGGCAACGACGAATGCACGGTGACCGTCGCGGGGACGAGGGCACGGGGGAGCTTCTCGGCGGCGAAGCTCCGCAGGGCGGCGGAGTCGACGGTGCCGTGCACCGTGACGTGTGCCGCGAGCGCCGCGCCGACGGAGTTCTCCTCGACGACGACGGCCACCGACGTCACGGCCGGATGTGCGGCCAGCACGGCCTCCACCTCGGCGGGTTCGATGCGGACACCGCGGATCTTCCTCTGGGTGTCCGATCGGCCCGTCATCTCGACCATGCCGTCGGATGCGACCCGCACCAGGTCGCCGGTGCGGTACGTCCTGCCACCCGGGCGGCCGGACGGGTCGGCCACGAAGCGTGCCGCCGTGAGCCCCGGGCGTCCCGGATAGCCCTGTGCCACTCCGGGTCCGGAGACGTACAGCTCACCCACGTCGCCGTCGGCGACCTCGGCGAGTGTCGTGTCGAGCACACGCAGGGCGGTCCCGGGCACGGCGAGTCCGATGTGGGGTGCGCGGCCGGCGCGCTGGACGCCCGTCGTCGCCGCCACCGTGGTCTCGCTGGGGCCGTAGGCGTTGACCATGCGGCGACCCGGGGCCCACGCCTCGAGCAGAGCCGCGGGAAGCGCCTCGCCGCCGGTGCCCACCGACCGCACGCCGGACACGGTGTGAGGATCCAGGGTCGCCAGCGCGGCAGGCGTCAGGAACAGCACGTCCACGCGCTCACGCTCGATCAGGGCCTCGAGCGCCCTGCCGGCGTAGGCGGCGGGCGGCGCGACCACGGACGTCGATCCGCGGATCACCGTCAGCAGCATCTCGAGGATCGCCGCGTCGAACCCCGGTGACGCCGCGTGCAGGACGCGAGACGTCCGGTCGGTGTCGAACGCGGTTCCGAGGGCGACGGCGAGGCTCTCGATGCCGCGATGGGTGACGCCGACGGGTTTCGGGCGCCCGGTCGTTCCCGAGGTGTAGACGAGGTAGGCGACGTCGTCGAGGCTGCGCCGGACCGCGGCCGGCGGGGCCGCGTCGGGCGTGGAGGGGTGATCGGGCGTTCCGTCGGTGTCGAGGGTCCACCACCTGACGGCGTCCGGCGCGACCACGGGATCCGAGGCCGCTCGCAATGCCAGGACGGGTTCCGCGTCGTCGAGGATGTAGCTCAGACGTTCCTCGGGATAGGTCGGATCGAGAGGGAGGATCGTCGCGCCGGTCCTCGCGACGGCCCAGAACGCCGTCACCGAGGACGCGGACCGGCTCATCGCGAGCGCCACGGTGCGTCCGGGCCCGGCGCCGGCCGCGCGGAGGCGGTCGGCGAGAGCGTCTGCAGCGGTGAGGAGTTCACCGTAGGTGCGGGTGCCCTCGGGAGCGACGACGGCCACGCGCTCCGGGGAGTCGCGCGCGACACGCTCGACGAGCACGTCCAGGAACTCCGTCTCGGACGGGAGGCGGGACGGGCCCGTGAGGCTCGCGATCGACAGTGCGGGATCGGACGTGGCGCGGTCCACGGTGTCCACCACGGCGTCGGCCAGGTGACGAGCGGTGCTGGGCAGGAACAGGTCTCGGGCATAGGTGACCGACACGTCGGCACCACCGTCCGTCCGGGCGCGGACGGTCACGACGAGATCGAAGGCGGATCGCTCCACGGGCAGGCGGAGGGCGGAGACGGTGCGCCCGCCGAGATCGAGGTGCAGCGGCGGTGCGGCGTGGACCGAGAGCATGATCTGGACGATCGGGTGGCGTGCCGGATGACGTTCGGGCTGCAGTGTCGACACCAGCGTCTCGAACGGAACCGCGGCATGGTCGAGCGCCGCGAGATCGCGGTCCCGCACCAGCTCGACGATCTCGTCGAAGGTGGATGCCAACGACACCGGCACCCGCAGCGCGAGGGTGTTCACCGCCATGCCGACCATCGACTCGGCTCCGGCGCGGTCCGCGTAGGGGGTGCCGACGACGACGTCCGCCGTTCCGAGCAGCGGGTCGATCCCGGGGGTGTGCGCGGCCAGCACGGCGGCCAGTGCTGCGTGCACCACCATGAACTCGGTACCGCGGTGATCGGCCGCACAGGCGAGCACGCGTTCGCGGACCTGCGGACTCAGGACCGCGTCGACGACGTCGGCGCGGCCGGTGGGCCGGTCGGGGCGCGGGCTGTCCGGCGGTACCGAGTGCACGGGGGGAGCGCCGTCCAGGGCGGAGCGCCAGAAGTCGACGGCGCGGGTGTGGTCGGCGCTGCCCACCGAGAGTGTGAGTGCCAGCGCGTGATCGATGTACTGCACCGGCTCCGTCGGCCACACCGGTGCGACTCCCGTGCGGCGAGCCTCGTAGGCCAGCAGCAGGTCGGTGGTGAGCGGCGCCACCGATTCGCCGTCGGCGGCGATGTGATGGACCGCGACGCCGACGACGTGGCTGTGCTCCGACAGGCGCACCACGACGGCACGGACGGGAGCCTCGGTCGCGAGATCGAACCGTCGCCGGGCGACCTCGTCGAGTGCCGCCTGCACCTCGGGCGCCGACGGATCGAGGTCGGAGTCGGAGGGTGTGACCAGCTCGACGGAGACGGGAGCGGCGTCGAGGACCACCTGCACCGGCTCGCCCGCGACCGTGGGATACACGGTGCGCAGCGATTCGTGCCGCGCGATCACGTCGTTCACGGCCGCACCGACGGCGTCGACGTCGAGCGGACCCTCCACGAGCAGTCCGGCCACGATCGTGTACGCCGTGGCGGTGCTCGCCACCTTCGACGAGAACCACATCGACAGCTGCGCCGGGGTCAGCGGGACGGGATCGGGTCGCTCCGCGGGTGTCACCGCGGCGGCCGATGGGAGGGTGCCCGGATTTGTTGTCACGTCGGCGAACTCGGGCAGTTCGGCGAGCTCGGCGACCGTGGGTCGATCGAAGATGGCGCGCACGGCGACGGGCACACCGGTGACCTCGGTGATGCGCGCGGCGTAGCGCGTCGCGGTCAGCGACGTCCCGCCGAGCGCGAAGAAGTCCGCTGTGACACCGACCCGCTCGACACCCAGGACCTGCGCGAGCACACCCGCGAGGGCTGCCTCCGCGGCGGTTCCGGGAGCGCGGTCGTCCTCGTCGACGAGGACGGACGGCATCGGCAACGCCGCACGGTCGAGCTTGCCCACCGGTGTCAGCGGAAACGCGTCCACGACGACGATCGCGGTGGGCACCATGTGACGCGGCAGTCGAGTGCGGGCGAGGCGGAGCAGATCGCTCGATCGCAGGGCGGCCGACTCGTCGACGACGGGATGGACGAAGGAGACGAGCAGGGTCTCGCCGGTCGGTCCGGGCGTCGTCAGCGTGACGGCTCCACCGACACCCGGTGCCGACGCGAGCACGGCGTCGATCTCGCCGAGCTCGATCCGCAGACCACGGATCTTGACCTGGAAATCGCTGCGACCGGTGATGCGGACGACCGGTTCGGTGCTGTCGGGATCGGCCGCGAAGGTCCACCGGGCCAGGTCGCCGGTGCGGTAGGTCCGGCTTCCCGGCGGGCCGAACGGGTCGGCGACGAAGCGTGTCGCCGTGAGGCCCGGCCGGTCGAGGTAACCCCGTGCGAGTTGTACTCCGGCGAGGTGCAGTTCGCCCTCGACTCCGGGCAGCACCGGTTGCAGCGAGGCGTCGAGCACGGTTGCCCGCATCCCGGCGACGGGGCGCCCGAGTGCGACGTCGTCACCCTCGTGCAGCCTCCTGGCGTGGGTGCAGATCGCGGTCTCGGTGGGCCCGTAGATGTTGATGACGGTGCGTCCGGGCGCGACCGCATCGAGCAGTTCCGAGCCGAAGTTCTCGCCGCCGACGCCGAGTGCGGACAGTAGCACCGGGTCGCCGGGGACGAGGTCGTCGGCGGAGAGCGTCGACAGGACGGAGGGGGTGAGAAAGCAGTGCGTCACGTCGTGGCGGCGCAGCAGCGTCGCCAGTTCCGTACCGCCCACGACTCCGGGGGGCACCACCACCAGCGCGCCTCCGGATCCGAAGGCGAGGCCCAGTTCCAGCATCGAGGCGTCGAAACTGGGAGAGGCGAAGGCGAGCACGCGGGCGTCGGTGTCCGCCCCGTAGGCGCGCACCAGTTCGCTGGTGATGTTCGCGTATCCCTGACGTGTGACCTGGACGCCCTTGGGGCGTCCGGTCGTTCCCGACGTGTAGGTGACGTAGGCCGTGCAGCCGAGCGGAACGACCCAGCCACCGTCGTCGGGACACGTCGGGACGTTCTCCTCGGCGAACAGTGAGTCGGTCGTGGACCACAGGAAGCCGTCGCTCGGGACGTCCGAGGGATCGGAGCACACGGCGTGCAGCGTCTTGCTGTCCCGCACCATGAACGAGCGCCTGTCCGCCGGGTAGTCGGGATCGACCGGCACGATGGCACCGCCCGCGCGTGAGACGGCGAGGATCGCGGCCACCGACTCGGTCGAGCGTCGCAGCAGGCCGATCACACGCGTGTCGGCGGAGACGCCGTTGTCCACGAGGCGTGCGGCGCCGCGGGCGACGAGTGCCTCGAGCTCTGCGTAGGTGGTCCGCCGGTCGCCTTCGACCACGGCCACCGCGTCCGGAGAGACCGCGGCGTGATGCGCCACGAGAGCGTCGAGCGCGGAGGTCGAGTCCGTCGACCGAGCTCGCGCTCGTTCCCGCA
This window harbors:
- a CDS encoding non-ribosomal peptide synthetase; amino-acid sequence: MSDDHPGSGAGADDYTEVFDLTRAQRDMWLLQELDPEVTFAVAHYMDIRGPLDVDLLEQAMRLATLDTGSMLTRLVTSDAQDERVDSDSLRQRLDLSLLDIDLDRIDVSDDEFPEEAAAEIMTEFTRPLDMYRDALGYTAVITLAEDHHYWYARGHHVAIDGYGASVAAARTAEIYTALVRGEDPPPSRARHPRAFAEAEARYRASSRYERDRAHWAGLREVLGEPVSMSGRVAPPSAFNHRCDTLLGTSADRTVHDAAERHGSTVAVVVAAAFAAFLARVTDTPDVVLTMPMAARVTSWMRESASMAANAVPVPAHCGGGVDIGSVVREVGNRVSESLRHQLLPASEIAHLLGAPGVTLGPTINLMMFGERVVLGDIPADLELLTSGPTADMAVTVHESTTTGRLRVDLEGNPALYTADELVVHSERFARFLVDFAEADVDTPLRALSLVTDEDRAAVLPALDPLVPPFATFADILTHGLVLGEKVPAVVDGDIALSYPELDRRSDALARELLDLGVGPDVMVVSALPRSHASVTSAWSIAKAGGAYVPVDPALPADRITTIIGDSGALVGITTSARVNSLPAQVEWVLIDEDRAPLTAEGLVGARRPGPDDLAYVIYTSGSTGTPKGVAVTHRGFAAMTYAAVSAHRLPRGARVMHFVSPGFDASVLEMVLAFGSGGTLVVVPTDVHGGEELAEVLDSQRIDAGFITPSALATVPVAPGAGPRAIGVGGDVVPVALVDEWAPGRRMVNVYGPTESTVAVTFGPLVAEHEVELGSPFPGIRAFVLDSSLALTPPGCVGELYLGGTGIARGYLGRTALTSERFVADPFGHSDRLYRTGDLVKWTSRGTLVYLGRRDSQVKVRGFRIELGEIEEALRALPDVADAAVVVRGDGTLRTVEGYVRMTHAGAVADTLLDDLALLLPHYMVPNRLTILDEMPLTPNGKIDRRRLPEPRARESRPARAPESENELLVASVLADVLGLDDVAATDDFFELGGNSLLATRVAARISAVGGHALGVREVFRHPVVEALALHLDDGTPSTGDQDGPVPVDRSVPIPASPSQRSMWWIEQYRPSATYHVPLALRVTGTFSVEAARAALLDVLDRHESLRTLFDRDDAVDGPVQRVLDIDTATALFDVDVLDAPDTDAVLPALTDVASRPFDLAVDLPLRARIVRVAGTSGPASDHVLALVLHHVCVDGWSLGVLATDLVVAYSARLEGRTPAWSPLPVQYADASEWKRLALGSADDPESALATSAAWWADALADLPDVPTPGADRPRRAEPSGQGATVSVVLDGDRGVHVDALARRVGLSHFMIVHAALVLVLSRSGAGDDVTIGTAVAGRDHPDLDGVVGMFVNSVVLRTVVDGAATVADHLDAVRAADLDALARADMPFDTLVDLLDPPRTPGRHPLFDVMLTTRSTPDTSGAVGDARVTAHGIDVARAKYDLELVLDESPGHAGPRSSIDLTYATDLFDERTARAVLDRLLAVLDAIAADPDALVADIDVLLPPERAATVPMRERARARSTDSTSALDALVAHHAAVSPDAVAVVEGDRRTTYAELEALVARGAARLVDNGVSADTRVIGLLRRSTESVAAILAVSRAGGAIVPVDPDYPADRRSFMVRDSKTLHAVCSDPSDVPSDGFLWSTTDSLFAEENVPTCPDDGGWVVPLGCTAYVTYTSGTTGRPKGVQVTRQGYANITSELVRAYGADTDARVLAFASPSFDASMLELGLAFGSGGALVVVPPGVVGGTELATLLRRHDVTHCFLTPSVLSTLSADDLVPGDPVLLSALGVGGENFGSELLDAVAPGRTVINIYGPTETAICTHARRLHEGDDVALGRPVAGMRATVLDASLQPVLPGVEGELHLAGVQLARGYLDRPGLTATRFVADPFGPPGSRTYRTGDLARWTFAADPDSTEPVVRITGRSDFQVKIRGLRIELGEIDAVLASAPGVGGAVTLTTPGPTGETLLVSFVHPVVDESAALRSSDLLRLARTRLPRHMVPTAIVVVDAFPLTPVGKLDRAALPMPSVLVDEDDRAPGTAAEAALAGVLAQVLGVERVGVTADFFALGGTSLTATRYAARITEVTGVPVAVRAIFDRPTVAELAELPEFADVTTNPGTLPSAAAVTPAERPDPVPLTPAQLSMWFSSKVASTATAYTIVAGLLVEGPLDVDAVGAAVNDVIARHESLRTVYPTVAGEPVQVVLDAAPVSVELVTPSDSDLDPSAPEVQAALDEVARRRFDLATEAPVRAVVVRLSEHSHVVGVAVHHIAADGESVAPLTTDLLLAYEARRTGVAPVWPTEPVQYIDHALALTLSVGSADHTRAVDFWRSALDGAPPVHSVPPDSPRPDRPTGRADVVDAVLSPQVRERVLACAADHRGTEFMVVHAALAAVLAAHTPGIDPLLGTADVVVGTPYADRAGAESMVGMAVNTLALRVPVSLASTFDEIVELVRDRDLAALDHAAVPFETLVSTLQPERHPARHPIVQIMLSVHAAPPLHLDLGGRTVSALRLPVERSAFDLVVTVRARTDGGADVSVTYARDLFLPSTARHLADAVVDTVDRATSDPALSIASLTGPSRLPSETEFLDVLVERVARDSPERVAVVAPEGTRTYGELLTAADALADRLRAAGAGPGRTVALAMSRSASSVTAFWAVARTGATILPLDPTYPEERLSYILDDAEPVLALRAASDPVVAPDAVRWWTLDTDGTPDHPSTPDAAPPAAVRRSLDDVAYLVYTSGTTGRPKPVGVTHRGIESLAVALGTAFDTDRTSRVLHAASPGFDAAILEMLLTVIRGSTSVVAPPAAYAGRALEALIERERVDVLFLTPAALATLDPHTVSGVRSVGTGGEALPAALLEAWAPGRRMVNAYGPSETTVAATTGVQRAGRAPHIGLAVPGTALRVLDTTLAEVADGDVGELYVSGPGVAQGYPGRPGLTAARFVADPSGRPGGRTYRTGDLVRVASDGMVEMTGRSDTQRKIRGVRIEPAEVEAVLAAHPAVTSVAVVVEENSVGAALAAHVTVHGTVDSAALRSFAAEKLPRALVPATVTVHSSLPRTPHGKVDRRALLIPLGRLEPLAPDHLSAAPARATTATAIAPARSLLDTVRSVFADVLGVDAVGPDDDFFALGGNSLAAVRVMDVLRERLRADIATDVDPDSIDVTWFFDAATPAALSARLQELIMLDDNHGTRGDGGSHANGSSTNGSGTNGSAANGTATRTGSHAAPPPVAEPSARTPKPPVRRTSTDAVLPLRAGDDGVTPLICVHPAIGLSWSYTGLLPHLDPSIPVLGLQARGIGIPAPEPASVAEIARDYVNTVRAQFPTGPYRLLGWSLGGLIAHAMAVEIEKLGDEVELFVMDAYPLAGSDRPRTEMSVASLMREFLPLEVTVDDDIDLDEAIAMIRGAGGPTAHLDEGQMRRLYERYQLFVDLGHDHTPARFSGDLQFFSATVDSDPTLTPWAWRRYIAGSITDYPVDVPHNAMGTPDALAAVARRLGGVRPALLAGAR